From a region of the Sminthopsis crassicaudata isolate SCR6 chromosome 6, ASM4859323v1, whole genome shotgun sequence genome:
- the LOC141547486 gene encoding olfactory receptor 5W2-like, translating to MENYSIPTEFILLGITNDPELKVILFVLFFIIYLVILIANLGMIILIRIDPQLHLPMYFFLSHMSFCDLCYSTAVGPKMLVDFFAKDTSISFTGCALQFYFFCSFADSECLLLAVMAFDRYMAISNPLLYTVNMSSRICYLLIAGVYMVGMMDALLHTTLTFTLSFCKSNEINHFFCDIPPLLLISCSDTYVNEIVIFTVFGFIEMVTISVVLISYCYIILSVFKMHSTESRYKTFSTCTSHLTAVTIFQGTILFMYFRPTSAYSLNQDKMTSLFYTLVIPMLNPLIYSLRNKDVKGALGKLKKKICS from the coding sequence ATGGAGAATTATTCCATCCCAACTGAATTCATCCTCTTAGGAATCACCAATGATCCAGAGCTAAAAGTAATTCTTTTTGTCCTCTTCTTCATCATTTATTTGGTTATTCTTATAGCAAATCTTGGGATGATCATCTTAATCAGGATAGACCCCCAACTCCATCTGCCCATGTACTTCTTCCTAAGTCACATGTCATTCTGTGACCTCTGCTATTCCACAGCTGTAGGACCCAAGATGCTGGTGGACTTCTTTGCCAAAGACACATCTATTTCCTTCACTGGTTGTGCTCTACAATTCTACTTCTTCTGTTCCTTTGCAGATTCTGAATGCTTATTGTTAGCCGTTATGGCTTTTGATCGCTACATGGCCATAAGCAATCCTCTGCTTTATACAGTAAATATGTCTAGCCGGATTTGCTACTTATTAATTGCTGGTGTCTACATGGTGGGGATGATGGATGCTCTGCTCCATACCACATTAACCTTCACACTGAGTTTCTGCAAGTCCAATGAGATTAATCATTTCTTCTGTGATATTccacctcttttattaatctcttgTTCAGATACCTATGTCAATGAGATTGTGATCTTCACTGTGTTTGGTTTTATTGAAATGGTGACCATTTCAGTTGTCCTCATTTCTTATTGTTACATAATTCTCTCTGTATTTAAGATGCACTCCACTGAGAGCagatacaaaacattttcaaccTGTACTTCTCACTTAACTGCAGTCACAATCTTCCAGGGTACTATCCTTTTTATGTACTTCAGACCAACTTCTGCCTATTCACTAAACCAAGACAAAATGACCTCCTTATTTTATACTCTTGTCATTCCCATGTTAAACCCTTTGATCTACAGTTTGAGAAATAAAGATGTGAAAGGGgctctgggaaaactgaaaaagaaaatatgttcttAA
- the LOC141545459 gene encoding olfactory receptor 5I1, with protein sequence MKMLEGNYTLVTEFILLGFPTRPELQVVLFLVFLLMYSLILMGNIGLMTLIKVDPRLQTPMYFFLSNLSFVDLCYSSVIVPKMLVNFLSKNKSISYYGCALQFYFFCTFADTESFILAAMAYDRYVAICNPLLYTVVMSRGICVWLIVLSYIGGNLSSLVHTSFAFILTYCDKNIINHFFCDLPPLLKLSCTDTSINELLLSTYGSSVEIICFIIIIISYFFILLSVLKIRSSSGRKKTFSTCASHLTSVAIYQGTLLFIYSRPSYLYSPNTDKVISVFYTIVIPVLNPLIYSLRNKDVKDAAKKVLSIKLSSS encoded by the coding sequence ATGAAAATGCTTGAAGGAAATTACACCTTAGTAACTGAATTTATTCTACTGGGATTTCCCACAAGACCAGAACTACAAGTTGTCCTATTTCTGGTATTTCTACTCATGTACAGCCTGATTCTAATGGGGAATATTGGCTTGATGACGTTAATCAAAGTGGATCCCCGTCTTCAAACtccaatgtattttttccttagcaATCTGTCCTTTGTAGATCTTTGCTATTCTTCAGTCATTGTCCCAAAAATGCTAGTCAATttcctttcaaaaaacaaatccaTCTCCTATTATGGTTGTGCActtcagttttactttttttgtacttttgctgACACAGAGTCTTTCATCTTGGCTGCTATGGCTTATGATCGCTATGTAGCCATCTGTAATCCACTGTTATATACTGTTGTGATGTCTCGTGGCATTTGTGTATGGTTAATTGTCTTGTCCTATATTGGTGGCAACTTGAGCTCCTTGGTACACACATCTTTTGCCTTCATACTGACATACTGTGACAAGAACATTATCAATCACTTTTTCTGTGACCTCCCCCCACTACTCAAGCTTTCCTGCACTGACACCTCCATCAATGAACTTTTACTCTCCACTTATGGCAGTTCTGTAGAAATCATCtgtttcatcatcattatcatctcttACTTTTTTATTCTCCTCTCTGTCCTGAAGATTCGCTCTTCCAGTGGGAGGAAGAAAACTTTCTCCACATGTGCCTCCCACCTGACCTCTGTGGCCATCTACCAGGGAACGCTCCTCTTTATTTATTCCCGGCCCAGTTATCTCTATTCACCAAATACTGACAAAGTGATTTCAGTCTTCTATACCATTGTGATCCCTGTATTGAATCCATTGATTTATAGCCTGAGGAACAAGGATGTGAAAGATGCAGCCAAAAAAGTTCTAAGTATAaagttatcatcatcataa